A single window of Archangium gephyra DNA harbors:
- a CDS encoding DEAD/DEAH box helicase, with translation MSTPSETIPTFEQLGLGPALVEALSGLGYEEPTPIQRAALPPLLAGKDLLGIAATGTGKTAAFSLPLLQNLTPGKLEPFSTSALVLVPTRELAMQVAEAIHRYGQKLGVTVLPLYGGQPIGQQLRVLKRGVDVIVATPGRALDHLKRQSLLLDSVRTVVLDEADEMLDMGFAEDLEAILEATPEKHQTALFSATLPPRIASIAERHLHAPVHVRIAKEKMAPGTGPRVRQTAYIVPRAFKAATLGRVLDVEAPTAAIVFCRTRTEVDELTVSLNGHGWRAQALHGGMDQAQRDRVLKQFKTHAVDLLIATDVAARGLDIEKLSHVVNYDVPNAPEAYVHRIGRTGRAGREGVAITLAEPREHRLLRNIEKLTGQKIEIATVPTVADLRARRLELVRASLREALVAGELDSYRSVVESLGSEFDLVDVAAAAVKLLHDAEVEGREEAEEDIPTLPPPSEKAPRPGKNARTAARPGFGERPGPGPKGPRTGDKRRAGPPSGEFDMARLFIGVGRHAGVRPADLVGAIAGEAGVEGRRIGAIEIGDNYSLVEVPEPLADQIVTALRSATLRGKKVQVRRDKA, from the coding sequence GTGAGCACCCCTTCCGAGACCATTCCGACTTTCGAACAACTGGGCCTCGGGCCCGCCCTCGTGGAGGCACTCAGTGGCCTTGGCTACGAGGAGCCCACCCCCATCCAGCGCGCCGCCCTGCCCCCCTTGCTCGCGGGCAAGGATCTGCTCGGCATCGCCGCCACCGGCACCGGAAAGACGGCCGCCTTCTCCCTGCCGCTCCTGCAGAACCTCACCCCCGGCAAGCTCGAGCCCTTCTCCACCTCCGCGCTCGTGCTCGTCCCCACCCGTGAGCTCGCCATGCAGGTGGCCGAGGCCATCCACCGCTATGGCCAGAAGCTCGGCGTCACCGTGCTCCCCCTCTACGGCGGCCAGCCCATCGGCCAGCAGCTGCGCGTGCTCAAGCGCGGCGTGGACGTCATCGTCGCCACCCCCGGCCGCGCGTTGGATCACCTCAAGCGCCAGTCGCTCCTGCTCGACTCCGTGCGCACCGTCGTGCTCGACGAGGCCGACGAGATGCTCGACATGGGCTTCGCCGAGGACCTGGAGGCCATCCTCGAGGCCACCCCGGAGAAGCACCAGACCGCCCTCTTCTCCGCCACCCTGCCCCCTCGCATCGCCTCCATCGCCGAGCGCCACCTGCACGCCCCCGTCCACGTGCGCATCGCCAAGGAGAAGATGGCCCCCGGCACCGGGCCCCGCGTGCGCCAGACGGCCTACATCGTCCCGCGCGCCTTCAAGGCCGCCACGCTCGGGCGCGTGCTCGATGTGGAGGCCCCCACCGCCGCCATCGTCTTCTGCCGCACCCGCACCGAGGTGGATGAGCTCACCGTCTCCCTCAACGGCCACGGCTGGCGCGCCCAGGCGCTCCATGGCGGCATGGATCAGGCCCAGCGTGACCGCGTCCTCAAGCAGTTCAAGACGCACGCGGTGGATCTGCTGATCGCCACCGACGTGGCCGCGCGCGGACTGGACATCGAGAAGCTGTCCCACGTCGTCAACTACGACGTACCCAACGCTCCCGAGGCCTACGTCCACCGCATCGGCCGCACCGGCCGCGCCGGGCGCGAGGGCGTCGCCATCACCCTCGCCGAGCCGCGCGAGCACCGGCTGCTGCGCAACATCGAGAAGCTCACCGGCCAGAAGATCGAGATCGCCACCGTGCCCACCGTGGCGGATCTGCGCGCCCGCCGGCTCGAGCTGGTGCGCGCCTCCCTGCGCGAGGCCCTCGTGGCCGGCGAGCTCGACTCCTACCGCTCCGTGGTGGAGAGCCTCGGCTCCGAGTTCGACCTGGTGGATGTGGCCGCCGCCGCGGTGAAGCTCCTCCACGACGCGGAGGTGGAGGGCCGCGAGGAGGCCGAGGAGGACATCCCCACGCTGCCTCCGCCCTCGGAGAAGGCTCCCCGTCCGGGCAAGAACGCCCGGACCGCGGCCCGCCCCGGTTTCGGCGAGCGGCCCGGCCCGGGTCCCAAGGGGCCGCGAACGGGTGACAAGCGGCGCGCGGGTCCTCCCTCGGGGGAGTTCGACATGGCGCGGCTGTTCATCGGCGTGGGACGGCATGCCGGTGTCCGGCCCGCGGACCTCGTGGGCGCCATCGCCGGTGAGGCCGGCGTCGAGGGGCGGCGCATCGGCGCCATCGAGATCGGTGACAACTACTCCCTCGTCGAGGTGCCCGAGCCCCTCGCCGATCAGATCGTCACCGCCCTGCGCTCGGCCACCCTGCGCGGCAAGAAGGTCCAGGTCCGCCGCGACAAGGCCTGA
- a CDS encoding choice-of-anchor D domain-containing protein — protein sequence MTGLRWACIAACLLTVVGTSCKPQEPSKLAVRAYLEFGASAVGVSRVRTVVLANEGGAPLTIHGVTATGASVEVSPLGPFELEAGATRELEVRFTPDMEGVVRGELEVRSDASNVAPSGVVRLKVAGVGVKSLVQVQTESLDFGARLLGESRELKIQVNNPMKMDSPVGLELTGVDADQFTSSETRTALMLKPGEVRQLPVRFEPKRLGEAHAIARVAVCPTCEPVDVPLSGKSLDRWLEVTPARLDFGHVARGAFSELRMTVRNLSSEPMVYGGVKLLDNESGAFRVAREPTLPAGMIAPGVAVEVWVAFMPTTTGPVREARLELDVDHGGSTPKMGMQLPLTGEGGASCLVSEPHPLDFGTVAENWRVSRMVYLTNQCGTGVLLRNLKLEAQRGGDFNLEPEHASLSIPAGHTTSVPITFQPRISGTSEARLTFELQTGHTTSTEGVRVLGTGQPLPACQYELEPATMDFGQVPVGAEVTLGVAVRNLGTSNCHLMGPRLASGGSPSFSMNEATTVLAPGKRAMLHVRFKPDSQGEFIGQAEVWLNHPSAGHLRVPLHGRGVQGCFFVLPTTLDFGVTRLSCGSPERELIVHNRCSTPTTLTGLRLEGDAADFQVTHGFHFPAIFPAYSESRLKVAYAPRSSAESSAALRFDLGTSTAYTVGMVGKGQLESEQTDSFIQHSANKVDVLFVVDNSGSMMDEQEMLGANFSAFIGSAFPRGVDFHIAVTTTGLEKSSGGWAVCPGSAEGGENGRFFPVDNSSPRLITRSTPEAAAVFARNTHVGVCHWNEQGLEAMYRALSDPLVFVTDDPRTPLPMDGNAGFLREDARLAVIVVSDEEDFSLQPAATYETFLLGLKGGDRSQVIFSAIVGPEDLTTCPRASSTGSRYIQLARSTGGVVESICTPDWAASLERISESTLGPNRSFPLSEVPSDTSLLQVRVDGVEAKSGWTYDPAANTVRFEKEAAPPPGASVRVTYPVGC from the coding sequence ATGACTGGACTGCGCTGGGCCTGCATCGCCGCGTGCCTGCTGACCGTGGTGGGAACGAGTTGCAAGCCACAGGAGCCATCGAAGCTGGCTGTCCGGGCCTATCTGGAGTTCGGCGCCTCGGCGGTGGGGGTGAGCCGGGTGAGGACGGTGGTGCTCGCCAATGAAGGAGGCGCGCCCCTCACCATCCATGGGGTCACAGCCACCGGTGCCTCCGTGGAAGTGAGCCCCCTCGGGCCCTTCGAGCTGGAGGCGGGTGCCACGCGGGAGCTGGAGGTGCGCTTCACGCCAGACATGGAAGGCGTGGTGAGGGGCGAGCTGGAGGTGCGCAGCGATGCCAGCAATGTGGCGCCCTCGGGAGTGGTCCGGCTGAAGGTGGCCGGAGTGGGCGTGAAGTCCCTGGTGCAGGTGCAGACGGAATCCCTCGACTTTGGCGCCAGGCTCCTGGGCGAGTCGCGGGAGTTGAAGATCCAGGTGAACAACCCCATGAAGATGGACAGCCCGGTGGGCCTGGAGCTCACCGGAGTCGACGCGGATCAGTTCACCTCCAGCGAGACACGGACAGCGCTGATGTTGAAGCCGGGCGAGGTGCGCCAGTTGCCGGTGCGCTTCGAGCCGAAGCGCCTGGGAGAGGCCCACGCCATCGCACGCGTGGCGGTGTGCCCCACCTGCGAGCCCGTGGACGTGCCGCTCTCGGGCAAGAGCCTGGACAGGTGGCTGGAGGTCACCCCCGCCCGGTTGGACTTCGGCCACGTGGCACGGGGGGCGTTCTCCGAGCTGCGGATGACCGTGCGCAACCTGAGCTCCGAGCCCATGGTGTACGGCGGGGTGAAGCTACTGGACAACGAGAGCGGCGCCTTTCGCGTGGCGAGAGAGCCCACGCTCCCGGCGGGCATGATCGCTCCAGGTGTCGCGGTCGAGGTGTGGGTGGCCTTCATGCCCACCACCACGGGCCCCGTGCGCGAGGCGCGGCTGGAGCTCGACGTGGACCACGGGGGAAGCACCCCGAAGATGGGGATGCAGTTGCCGCTCACTGGTGAGGGAGGCGCCTCATGCCTGGTGTCCGAGCCCCATCCGCTCGACTTCGGCACCGTGGCCGAGAACTGGAGGGTCTCCCGGATGGTCTACCTCACCAACCAGTGCGGCACTGGCGTGCTGCTGCGCAACCTGAAGCTCGAGGCCCAGAGGGGCGGAGACTTCAACCTGGAGCCGGAGCACGCCAGCCTGTCCATCCCCGCGGGCCATACCACCTCGGTGCCCATCACCTTTCAGCCCCGGATTTCCGGCACCAGCGAGGCCCGGCTCACCTTCGAGCTCCAGACCGGGCACACCACCTCCACCGAGGGGGTGCGGGTGCTGGGCACGGGCCAGCCGCTCCCCGCCTGCCAGTACGAGCTCGAGCCCGCCACGATGGATTTCGGCCAGGTGCCGGTGGGCGCCGAGGTGACGCTCGGTGTAGCGGTGCGCAACCTCGGCACCAGCAACTGTCACCTGATGGGCCCGCGGCTCGCGAGCGGCGGAAGCCCGTCCTTCTCGATGAACGAGGCGACCACCGTCCTCGCACCAGGCAAACGGGCCATGCTGCACGTCCGCTTCAAGCCCGACTCGCAAGGCGAGTTCATCGGCCAGGCGGAGGTATGGCTCAATCACCCCAGTGCCGGTCACCTGCGGGTGCCACTGCACGGCAGGGGCGTGCAGGGCTGCTTCTTTGTGCTACCCACCACCCTGGACTTCGGCGTCACGCGGCTCTCCTGCGGCTCACCTGAGCGAGAGCTCATCGTCCACAACCGGTGCTCCACCCCCACCACGCTCACGGGGCTGAGGCTCGAGGGCGACGCAGCCGACTTCCAGGTGACACACGGCTTCCATTTCCCCGCGATCTTCCCCGCCTACAGCGAGTCCCGCCTGAAGGTGGCCTACGCACCGCGGAGCAGCGCGGAGAGTTCCGCCGCGCTCCGGTTCGACCTGGGCACGAGCACGGCCTACACCGTGGGCATGGTGGGCAAGGGGCAGCTCGAGAGCGAGCAGACGGACTCGTTCATCCAGCACTCCGCCAACAAGGTGGATGTGCTCTTCGTGGTGGATAACTCGGGTTCGATGATGGACGAGCAGGAGATGCTGGGCGCGAACTTCTCCGCATTCATCGGCTCCGCGTTTCCGCGGGGAGTGGACTTCCACATCGCGGTCACCACCACCGGCCTCGAGAAGTCCTCGGGTGGTTGGGCGGTGTGTCCGGGCAGCGCCGAGGGGGGTGAGAATGGCCGCTTCTTCCCCGTGGACAACTCCTCGCCCCGCCTCATCACGCGCAGCACACCCGAGGCCGCGGCTGTCTTCGCGCGCAACACCCACGTGGGCGTGTGCCACTGGAACGAGCAGGGCCTGGAGGCCATGTACCGCGCCCTGTCGGATCCGCTCGTATTCGTCACGGATGATCCGCGCACGCCACTGCCGATGGACGGCAATGCCGGCTTCCTGCGCGAGGACGCCAGGCTGGCCGTCATCGTCGTCTCTGACGAGGAAGACTTCTCGCTGCAGCCGGCGGCCACCTATGAGACGTTCCTGCTGGGCCTCAAGGGTGGAGACCGCTCCCAGGTCATCTTCTCCGCCATCGTCGGGCCTGAAGATCTGACCACCTGCCCCCGTGCCAGCAGCACCGGCAGCCGCTACATCCAACTGGCCCGGTCAACAGGCGGCGTGGTGGAGAGCATCTGCACGCCCGATTGGGCCGCCTCGCTGGAGCGCATCTCGGAGAGCACCTTGGGTCCCAACCGCTCCTTCCCACTCAGCGAGGTGCCCTCGGACACCTCACTCCTCCAGGTGCGGGTGGACGGAGTGGAGGCGAAGAGCGGATGGACGTACGACCCGGCCGCCAACACCGTCCGCTTCGAAAAGGAAGCGGCGCCCCCACCCGGAGCCTCCGTGCGGGTGACCTACCCCGTGGGCTGCTGA
- a CDS encoding glutaredoxin family protein, with product MIVRLYSKPNCCLCDQAKEVLERVRERIPFELVEEDIRASPATFAAYRYDIPVVIIDGRDTFKLRLEEAEVEACLRRAMNGTPVAHSGGHGE from the coding sequence ATGATTGTCCGACTCTACTCGAAACCGAACTGTTGCCTCTGCGACCAGGCGAAGGAAGTCCTGGAGCGGGTGCGCGAGCGCATCCCCTTCGAGCTGGTGGAGGAGGACATCCGCGCCTCTCCGGCCACCTTCGCCGCGTACCGCTACGACATCCCCGTGGTCATCATCGACGGCCGGGACACCTTCAAGCTCCGGCTGGAGGAGGCCGAGGTCGAAGCGTGCCTCCGCAGGGCAATGAATGGCACGCCGGTTGCTCATTCCGGTGGCCATGGGGAGTAA
- a CDS encoding DUF4388 domain-containing protein encodes MRGLSGDFSTMPLRDLVAYLGSRRATGTLRIMRAGVRKLLLVRAGQVISASSNQPREFLGQFLINMGHLSEEQFSKAYATQRETQVPLGKIVVMTGLVSEPTVRATLSLKFRETLLDMFRWEEGEFSFDAGSVSEVEGVDARVDLTEVRREGEFRETAWQSIRAAFPSGNLYLTVDEGRLPEPPKPGTLDAKLVKRIREGLTIDEMAKVLHASDFLVYQRLYALHRLEAVKVSATPPPGRQRPPPSDEDEAQVVDLEVIGTESPTSEVIQAAQSYLENGNFRDGEALARRAHEMAPTPETEALLRSAEAALVGALRREMLDKPQVPSLLMSAAQLKTLQLGTPERYLLSRIDGKRDLGAIISMSPLKELEALKYFQSFVDGGLVKLTPR; translated from the coding sequence ATGCGCGGCCTGTCAGGTGACTTCTCGACGATGCCGTTGAGGGATCTCGTCGCGTACCTCGGCAGCAGGCGAGCCACCGGGACGCTGCGGATCATGCGGGCGGGCGTGCGCAAGCTGCTCCTGGTGCGCGCCGGGCAGGTGATCAGCGCCAGCTCCAACCAGCCGCGCGAGTTCCTCGGCCAGTTCCTCATCAACATGGGGCACCTGAGCGAGGAGCAGTTCAGCAAGGCGTACGCCACCCAGCGCGAGACCCAGGTGCCGCTGGGGAAGATCGTGGTGATGACGGGGCTGGTGTCCGAGCCCACGGTGCGCGCCACCCTCTCGCTGAAGTTCCGCGAGACGCTGCTGGACATGTTCCGCTGGGAGGAAGGCGAGTTCTCCTTCGATGCGGGCTCGGTGTCCGAGGTGGAGGGCGTGGACGCGCGGGTGGATCTGACGGAGGTGCGCCGCGAGGGCGAGTTCCGCGAGACGGCCTGGCAGTCCATCCGGGCGGCGTTCCCCTCGGGCAACCTGTACCTGACGGTGGACGAGGGCCGGCTGCCCGAGCCGCCCAAGCCGGGCACCCTGGACGCGAAGCTGGTGAAGCGCATCCGCGAGGGGCTGACCATCGACGAGATGGCCAAGGTGCTGCACGCCTCGGACTTCCTGGTGTACCAGCGCCTGTATGCGCTCCACCGGCTGGAGGCGGTGAAGGTGTCGGCCACGCCGCCGCCGGGACGCCAGCGGCCCCCGCCCTCGGACGAGGACGAGGCGCAGGTGGTGGACCTGGAGGTGATCGGCACCGAGTCCCCCACGAGCGAGGTCATCCAGGCGGCGCAGTCCTACCTGGAGAACGGCAACTTCCGGGACGGCGAGGCACTGGCGCGCCGGGCGCACGAGATGGCGCCCACGCCGGAGACGGAGGCCCTGCTGCGCTCGGCGGAGGCCGCGCTGGTGGGAGCGCTGCGCCGGGAGATGCTGGACAAGCCCCAGGTGCCCTCGCTGCTGATGTCCGCGGCCCAGCTCAAGACGCTGCAGCTGGGCACCCCCGAGCGCTACCTGCTCTCGCGCATCGACGGCAAGCGCGACCTGGGCGCCATCATCTCCATGTCCCCCCTCAAGGAGCTGGAGGCGCTCAAGTACTTCCAGTCCTTCGTGGACGGCGGGCTGGTGAAGCTCACTCCGCGGTGA
- a CDS encoding RluA family pseudouridine synthase: METCVTPFEPQPAPDAVTGSFPSPFDELGPHALARRAAELLQAEFRAGFVAPGIPASLLDGPEGGKMFGVLVVRAPDGRIGFLRSFSGMLAGRWEVPGFVPPLFDREAREQVEPAGEAVVKALLARAEELRTSPELTGLRAAHETQEARHATERTELRARHEERKRRRHTRRAELESSEALTAEAKREALHTLDQESRGDKAEKRRMEAAQDAERQAIVPRLSRLERRLRALERLRWIVCRAIMKRLHDTYAVPNARGERRPLRALYAPGEPPSGAADCAAPKLLAHAFAHGLRPLALAEFWWGTPPPSGGRASGAFYAACRDKCAPLLPFMLEGLHVHSPRVFAPPAVVTGDLSIVFEDAWIVVVDKPEGLLSVPARDTSVTDSVLARLRARYPHASGPLLVHRLDLDTSGLLVAALDSRTHAALQRRFAQREIHKRYVAWVEGLVRGEEGTIDFPMRVDLDDRPRQIHDPVHGKPAVTRWRVLERRGQRTRVAFFPLTGRTHQLRVHAAHPLGLGAPIVGDRLYGHEDVRLHLHAESLSFLHPETGRLVSFERPAPF, encoded by the coding sequence GTGGAGACGTGCGTCACACCCTTCGAGCCGCAGCCCGCCCCTGACGCCGTCACCGGGTCCTTCCCGAGCCCCTTCGACGAGCTCGGTCCCCATGCCCTGGCGCGCCGGGCCGCGGAGCTGTTGCAGGCGGAGTTCCGGGCGGGCTTCGTCGCCCCGGGGATTCCGGCCTCGCTGCTCGATGGCCCCGAGGGCGGCAAGATGTTCGGCGTGCTGGTCGTGCGCGCACCCGATGGACGCATCGGCTTCCTCCGCTCCTTCTCCGGCATGCTCGCCGGGCGCTGGGAAGTCCCGGGCTTCGTCCCGCCGCTCTTCGACCGCGAGGCACGCGAACAGGTGGAGCCCGCGGGCGAGGCCGTGGTGAAGGCGTTGCTCGCCCGTGCCGAGGAGCTGAGGACCTCGCCGGAGCTCACCGGGCTCCGGGCCGCCCATGAAACGCAGGAGGCGCGCCACGCCACGGAACGCACCGAGCTGCGCGCCCGGCACGAGGAGCGGAAGCGGCGGCGTCACACGCGGCGGGCCGAGCTGGAGTCCTCGGAAGCGCTCACGGCGGAGGCGAAGCGCGAGGCCCTCCACACGCTCGATCAGGAGAGCCGGGGCGACAAGGCGGAGAAGCGCCGGATGGAGGCGGCCCAGGACGCCGAGCGCCAGGCCATCGTCCCCCGACTGTCGCGGCTGGAGCGGCGCCTGCGGGCCCTCGAGCGTCTGCGGTGGATCGTCTGCCGCGCGATCATGAAGCGGCTCCACGACACCTACGCGGTGCCCAATGCCCGGGGCGAGCGCCGTCCACTCCGGGCCCTGTACGCCCCAGGAGAGCCGCCCTCGGGCGCGGCCGACTGCGCGGCCCCGAAGCTCCTCGCCCATGCCTTCGCACACGGCCTGCGCCCGCTGGCCCTCGCCGAGTTCTGGTGGGGCACTCCACCGCCCTCGGGAGGCCGTGCCTCCGGTGCGTTCTACGCCGCCTGCCGCGACAAGTGCGCGCCCCTGCTTCCCTTCATGCTGGAGGGCCTGCACGTCCACTCCCCGAGGGTCTTCGCGCCACCGGCCGTCGTGACCGGAGACCTGTCCATCGTCTTCGAGGACGCCTGGATCGTCGTGGTCGACAAGCCCGAGGGCCTGCTCTCCGTGCCCGCCCGGGACACCTCGGTGACGGACTCGGTGCTCGCCCGGCTCCGCGCCCGCTACCCGCACGCGTCGGGCCCGCTGCTCGTGCACCGGCTCGATCTGGACACCTCGGGCCTGCTCGTCGCGGCGCTCGACTCCCGCACGCACGCGGCCCTGCAGCGGCGGTTCGCCCAGCGGGAGATCCACAAGCGCTACGTGGCCTGGGTCGAGGGGCTCGTCCGGGGCGAGGAGGGCACCATCGACTTCCCCATGCGCGTCGACCTCGATGACCGGCCCCGGCAGATCCACGACCCGGTGCACGGCAAGCCCGCGGTGACGCGCTGGCGGGTGCTCGAGCGGCGCGGACAGCGCACCCGGGTGGCCTTCTTCCCGCTCACCGGGAGGACCCACCAGCTGCGCGTCCACGCGGCGCATCCGCTCGGACTCGGCGCCCCCATCGTCGGGGATCGCCTCTACGGCCACGAGGACGTCCGCCTGCATCTGCACGCGGAGTCGCTCTCGTTCCTGCATCCGGAGACGGGCCGGCTCGTCTCCTTCGAGCGGCCGGCACCCTTCTGA
- a CDS encoding GGDEF domain-containing protein, with protein sequence MRSKHKRADQPLTVLVVEPRAGDLERTRVVLGEAGFRVVPVTRFDAAGPLFEAIRPDAVVLAAQAPDYAAVSVARRLRQMGRGAVPMLYLVDAGDPDTYRHCLEKGLCVDMVPRSGSGEELVLRLRAQLRLKASVRRAMLPEDAGSAAIHDPLTGLYNRTFLLELIALETRRMERFGGSFSVVAGALEDFRAMRKESGRGLAERLLVYCAVVFGQTVREADVVARVGEDEFAVLLPGTPAEGVPDVMARVGERFALARLQVQGKVLRPSLALGAVSYPDVVGSPVQMLTQALQSLRRAREERRSSTGMGLTV encoded by the coding sequence TTGAGAAGCAAGCACAAAAGGGCGGATCAACCCCTGACGGTGTTGGTGGTGGAGCCGCGGGCGGGAGACCTGGAGCGCACGAGGGTGGTGCTGGGTGAGGCGGGCTTTCGGGTGGTGCCGGTGACACGCTTCGACGCGGCGGGGCCGCTGTTCGAGGCCATCCGGCCGGACGCGGTGGTGCTGGCGGCGCAGGCCCCGGACTACGCGGCCGTGTCGGTGGCGCGGCGGCTGCGGCAGATGGGCCGGGGCGCGGTGCCCATGCTCTACCTGGTGGACGCCGGGGACCCGGACACCTACCGCCACTGCCTGGAGAAGGGGCTGTGCGTGGACATGGTGCCGCGCAGCGGCTCGGGCGAGGAGTTGGTGCTGCGCCTGCGCGCCCAGCTGCGCCTCAAGGCCTCCGTGCGCCGGGCGATGCTGCCGGAGGACGCGGGCTCGGCGGCCATCCATGATCCGCTCACCGGGCTCTACAACCGCACCTTCCTGCTGGAGCTCATCGCCCTGGAGACGCGGCGCATGGAGCGCTTCGGCGGCAGCTTCTCGGTGGTGGCGGGGGCGCTGGAGGACTTCCGCGCCATGCGCAAGGAGTCCGGCAGGGGCCTGGCCGAGCGCCTGCTCGTGTACTGCGCGGTGGTGTTCGGCCAGACGGTGCGCGAGGCGGACGTGGTGGCGCGGGTGGGCGAGGACGAATTCGCGGTGCTGCTGCCGGGGACGCCGGCGGAGGGTGTGCCGGACGTGATGGCGCGCGTGGGCGAGCGCTTCGCCCTGGCGCGGTTGCAGGTGCAGGGCAAGGTGCTGCGCCCCTCGCTGGCCTTGGGGGCGGTGAGCTATCCGGACGTGGTGGGATCTCCGGTGCAAATGCTGACCCAGGCGCTGCAGTCGTTGCGCAGGGCCCGCGAGGAGCGGCGGAGCAGCACTGGAATGGGACTGACGGTCTGA
- a CDS encoding sigma-54-dependent transcriptional regulator: MDRIAVLVVDDEEQVRTFLGELLGSSGYQVRCASSGSQALEMLSGGSFDVVLLDVMMPEMSGLEVLRRYRASGGGAPVIVLSALSGAEDAMRAMKMGASDYLSKPFSSDELEDAMSRALGNRLPARQAPAAQAAGASREEASGERILISHSPAMRKVRALVERIADTDVPVLLLGESGTGKEVIAREVHARSNRRNRPFIKVNCAALPGELLESELFGHERGAFTGATAEKPGKFELADQGTIFLDEIGEMAIRLQAKLLQVLQDEEFFRVGGKKSVRVDSRVVVATNRELEREIELGNFREDLFYRLNVVAIRLPALRERPEDVVPLTDHFLKKYGKQYMSGVAELPPEVLRAFTEYEWPGNVRELENMVRRLCVLKDATLVLDELRAGGRAPASAPSLPTSYAGDGDVEPPAPTMRMPVPMPAAPVSVAGPGGAVQVLEMPARGAVPAAEVPVNQVVAQPKYTNPFDVPQPPPPPPTVPEGEMSLKDIGKRAAMLAEREAILAMLQRTAWNKRRAASKLRISYKALLYKIKECGIVDPRASAEF, from the coding sequence ATGGATCGGATCGCGGTGCTGGTGGTGGACGACGAGGAGCAGGTGAGGACGTTCCTCGGCGAGCTGCTGGGCAGCTCGGGGTACCAGGTGCGCTGCGCGTCGAGTGGCTCCCAGGCGCTGGAGATGCTCTCCGGTGGCTCGTTCGATGTGGTGCTGCTGGACGTGATGATGCCGGAGATGAGTGGCCTGGAAGTGCTGCGGCGCTACCGGGCTTCCGGCGGAGGCGCGCCCGTCATCGTGCTCTCGGCGCTCTCGGGCGCGGAGGACGCGATGCGCGCCATGAAGATGGGCGCCAGCGACTACCTGTCCAAGCCCTTCAGCAGTGACGAGCTGGAGGACGCGATGAGCCGGGCGCTCGGCAACCGCCTGCCGGCGCGTCAGGCTCCAGCGGCCCAGGCGGCGGGGGCGTCGCGCGAGGAGGCGAGCGGGGAGCGGATCCTCATCTCGCACTCGCCGGCCATGCGCAAGGTGCGCGCGCTGGTGGAGCGCATCGCGGACACGGACGTGCCGGTGCTGCTGCTGGGCGAGTCCGGGACGGGCAAGGAGGTGATTGCCCGCGAGGTCCACGCGCGCAGCAACCGCCGCAACCGGCCGTTCATCAAGGTGAACTGCGCGGCGCTGCCGGGCGAGCTGCTGGAGAGCGAGCTGTTCGGCCACGAGCGCGGTGCCTTCACGGGCGCCACGGCGGAGAAGCCGGGCAAGTTCGAGCTGGCGGACCAGGGCACCATCTTCCTGGACGAGATCGGCGAGATGGCCATCCGCCTGCAGGCCAAGCTGCTGCAGGTGTTGCAGGACGAGGAGTTCTTCCGCGTTGGTGGCAAGAAGAGCGTCCGGGTGGACAGCCGCGTGGTGGTGGCGACGAACCGCGAGCTGGAGCGGGAGATCGAGCTGGGCAACTTCCGCGAGGATCTCTTCTACCGCCTGAACGTGGTGGCCATCCGGCTGCCGGCGCTGCGCGAGCGGCCGGAGGACGTGGTGCCGCTGACGGACCACTTCCTGAAGAAGTACGGCAAGCAGTACATGAGCGGGGTGGCGGAGCTGCCGCCCGAGGTGCTGAGGGCCTTCACGGAGTACGAGTGGCCGGGCAACGTGCGCGAGCTGGAGAACATGGTGCGCCGGCTGTGCGTGCTGAAGGATGCGACGCTCGTGCTGGACGAGCTGCGCGCGGGAGGCCGTGCACCGGCGAGTGCGCCGTCGCTGCCGACGTCGTACGCGGGAGACGGGGACGTGGAGCCTCCGGCGCCGACGATGCGGATGCCGGTGCCGATGCCGGCGGCCCCGGTGTCGGTGGCGGGCCCGGGCGGAGCGGTGCAGGTGCTGGAGATGCCGGCGCGCGGGGCGGTGCCCGCGGCGGAGGTGCCGGTGAACCAGGTGGTGGCGCAGCCCAAGTACACCAATCCGTTCGACGTGCCGCAGCCGCCGCCTCCGCCTCCGACGGTGCCGGAAGGGGAGATGTCGCTGAAGGACATCGGCAAGCGGGCGGCGATGCTGGCGGAGCGGGAGGCGATACTGGCGATGCTCCAGCGCACGGCGTGGAACAAGCGGCGTGCGGCGAGCAAGCTGCGCATCAGCTACAAGGCGCTGCTCTACAAGATCAAGGAGTGCGGCATCGTGGACCCGAGGGCCTCGGCCGAGTTCTGA